From Mesorhizobium sp., the proteins below share one genomic window:
- a CDS encoding DUF2249 domain-containing protein, giving the protein MCLDNRELEPPEPMTRILAATEAMQEGEFLSALLRREPVFLFPELERRGHDWRGGLERDGTTYRLFMRVGARREAKT; this is encoded by the coding sequence ATGTGCCTCGATAACCGCGAACTCGAGCCACCCGAGCCGATGACGCGTATCTTGGCGGCAACAGAGGCGATGCAGGAGGGTGAATTTCTATCGGCGCTTCTGCGTCGCGAACCCGTATTCCTGTTCCCGGAACTGGAGAGGCGCGGTCATGACTGGCGCGGCGGGTTGGAACGCGACGGAACAACCTATCGGCTGTTCATGCGCGTCGGAGCACGGCGGGAGGCGAAGACATGA
- a CDS encoding DUF1858 domain-containing protein, translating to MLDDDASLERIAAMKPKFHDDMTLDGIMHEWPDTIRVVLDHGLLCVGCPIAPFHSPADAAKEHQVDETLLIRDLVGAMKR from the coding sequence ATGCTTGATGATGACGCATCCTTGGAGCGGATCGCTGCCATGAAACCGAAGTTTCACGACGACATGACGCTGGACGGAATCATGCACGAATGGCCCGACACCATCCGCGTCGTTCTTGATCATGGATTGCTTTGCGTCGGCTGTCCCATCGCACCTTTTCACAGTCCAGCTGATGCGGCTAAAGAGCATCAGGTGGACGAAACACTGCTCATCCGCGATCTGGTCGGCGCTATGAAGAGATAA
- a CDS encoding Crp/Fnr family transcriptional regulator — MGHLDRSLIAGLSPFQGVAPADLDRMLQKARSTRIVKGDTVFEQEAEAQSFFLLIDGHVRVVKATPDGQQVIVRYISPGELMGIAQALGRSTYPASAIAAIDCVVLAWPGHLWSEFAFAIPSFGANTYKTVGTRLHDTHSRIVEMATEQVEQRIAHSLLRLVKQTGKATDEGILIDFPISRQDIAEMTGTTVHTVSRLLTSWEDKGLVKSGRQKVTVVEPRRLFLLARGRAEKI, encoded by the coding sequence GTGGGCCACCTCGACCGCTCGCTAATTGCCGGGCTGTCTCCTTTCCAAGGCGTGGCCCCGGCCGATCTCGATCGCATGCTCCAAAAGGCCCGCTCAACGCGGATAGTGAAGGGCGATACGGTTTTCGAGCAGGAAGCAGAAGCGCAGTCCTTTTTCCTCCTGATCGATGGACATGTCCGCGTGGTAAAGGCGACTCCGGACGGCCAGCAAGTCATAGTGCGCTACATCAGTCCGGGCGAATTGATGGGCATCGCGCAGGCACTGGGCCGATCCACCTATCCGGCGAGCGCGATCGCAGCGATCGACTGTGTGGTGCTGGCTTGGCCTGGCCACCTTTGGTCGGAATTCGCATTCGCTATTCCGAGCTTTGGCGCTAACACCTACAAGACGGTAGGGACCAGACTTCACGACACGCATAGCCGGATCGTCGAGATGGCGACCGAGCAGGTTGAACAACGCATTGCCCATTCGTTGCTGCGTCTCGTCAAACAGACTGGAAAAGCCACCGATGAAGGCATCTTGATTGACTTTCCGATTTCACGCCAGGACATCGCCGAGATGACCGGCACTACGGTTCACACGGTCAGCCGCCTGCTCACCTCCTGGGAAGACAAGGGACTTGTTAAAAGCGGCCGACAGAAAGTGACGGTCGTTGAGCCACGTCGCCTGTTCCTGCTTGCGCGGGGACGCGCGGAGAAGATCTGA
- the adh gene encoding aldehyde dehydrogenase: MNKIEFSRTVKVPFAKRYDNFIGGQWVAPLSGRYFENISPITGLPVCEIARSDAADIEAALDAAHAAKDAWGRTSPAERALILNRIADRMEDNLDLLALAETWDNGKPIRETTLVDIPLAIDHFRYFAGAIRAQEGSIGEIDNDTIAYHFHEPLGVVGQIIPWNFPILMAAWKLAPALAAGNCVVLKPAEQTPAGIMLWADLIGDLLPKGVLNIVNGFGLEAGKPLASSNRIAKIAFTGETSTGRLIMQYATQNLIPVTLELGGKSPNIFFKDVAVEDDDFLDKAIEGFVMFAVNQGEVCTCPSRALIHESIYDRFMERALKRVEAIVQGSPLEMSTMMGAQASSEQLEKILGYFDIGRHEGAKVLTGGERNILPGELAGGYYIRPTVLEGHNKMRVFQEEIFGPVVSVTTFKDEEDALAIANDTPYGLGAGVWSRDANRCYRFGRAIQAGRVWTNCYHAYPAHAAFGGYKQSGIGRETHKMMLDHYQQTKNMLVSYSPKKLGFF, from the coding sequence ATGAATAAGATTGAATTTTCGCGAACGGTTAAGGTTCCGTTCGCCAAGCGCTACGACAATTTCATCGGAGGCCAATGGGTCGCTCCCCTCTCCGGGAGATATTTCGAGAATATCTCGCCGATCACAGGCCTGCCGGTCTGCGAGATCGCACGGTCGGATGCCGCCGATATCGAGGCGGCGCTCGATGCCGCCCATGCCGCGAAAGATGCTTGGGGCCGCACGTCGCCGGCCGAACGCGCGCTGATCCTCAACCGCATCGCCGACCGCATGGAGGATAACCTCGATCTCCTGGCTCTCGCGGAAACATGGGACAACGGCAAGCCGATCCGCGAGACAACCCTTGTCGATATTCCGCTGGCGATCGACCATTTCCGCTATTTCGCCGGCGCCATCCGCGCGCAGGAAGGCTCGATCGGCGAGATCGACAACGACACCATCGCCTATCACTTCCACGAGCCGCTGGGCGTCGTCGGCCAGATCATCCCGTGGAATTTCCCGATCCTGATGGCTGCCTGGAAGCTCGCGCCCGCGCTCGCCGCCGGCAATTGCGTGGTGCTCAAGCCCGCCGAGCAGACCCCGGCCGGCATCATGCTGTGGGCGGACCTGATCGGCGATCTGCTGCCCAAAGGCGTGCTCAACATCGTCAACGGCTTCGGGCTGGAAGCCGGCAAGCCGCTCGCCTCCTCGAACCGCATCGCCAAGATCGCTTTCACCGGCGAGACGTCGACTGGCCGCCTCATCATGCAGTACGCCACGCAGAATCTTATTCCGGTGACGCTGGAACTAGGCGGTAAATCACCGAACATCTTCTTCAAGGACGTTGCGGTCGAGGACGACGATTTTCTCGACAAGGCGATCGAGGGCTTCGTGATGTTCGCGGTCAACCAAGGCGAGGTCTGCACCTGCCCGAGCCGTGCGCTCATCCACGAAAGCATCTACGACCGTTTTATGGAGCGCGCGCTCAAGCGCGTTGAGGCCATCGTGCAGGGTAGCCCGCTCGAAATGAGCACGATGATGGGCGCGCAGGCGTCTTCCGAGCAGCTCGAGAAGATCCTGGGCTACTTCGATATCGGCCGTCACGAAGGCGCAAAGGTGCTGACCGGCGGCGAGCGCAACATCCTGCCGGGAGAACTCGCGGGCGGCTATTATATCAGGCCGACCGTGCTCGAAGGCCACAACAAGATGCGCGTCTTCCAGGAGGAGATCTTCGGGCCGGTCGTTTCCGTGACCACCTTCAAGGACGAGGAGGACGCGCTCGCCATCGCCAACGATACGCCCTACGGTCTCGGTGCCGGCGTCTGGAGCCGCGATGCCAACCGCTGCTATCGCTTCGGTCGCGCCATTCAGGCGGGGCGTGTCTGGACCAATTGCTACCACGCCTATCCGGCTCATGCGGCTTTCGGCGGCTACAAGCAATCCGGCATCGGGCGTGAGACGCACAAGATGATGCTCGATCACTATCAGCAGACCAAGAACATGCTGGTCAGCTACAGCCCCAAGAAGCTCGGCTTCTTCTGA
- a CDS encoding GAF domain-containing protein yields the protein MSGPSTIGHHADHVQAALASGSAARSTLVASWRRSSGLHKLDPKERKPPRRVTDAELNEAQQRIEPLIRVAQPSLNRLYLAVGGVGCCVLLADRDGVPVDRRGAQADDETFHSWGLWTGSVWSEDCEGTNGIGTCLVEQRALTIHRDQHFYARNTLLSCTTTPVYDHEGNLAAVLDVSSCRADLTEGFVNLISVAVNDAARRIEAENFRVAFLKARVLLAPPTETGAGGLVAIDKDDLVIGATRSARLTLGITQESLKKPFPVADIFGGQETESENLGDAERGALQRALARADGSVSTAAEALGISRSTLHRKLRRLGLHRPH from the coding sequence ATGAGCGGACCGTCGACGATCGGTCATCACGCAGACCATGTTCAGGCCGCGCTCGCTTCGGGCTCCGCAGCGAGGTCGACGCTGGTTGCCTCCTGGCGGAGGTCGTCCGGCTTGCACAAGCTTGATCCCAAAGAGCGCAAACCGCCAAGGAGAGTGACCGATGCCGAACTGAATGAGGCGCAACAAAGGATCGAGCCGCTGATCCGGGTCGCCCAGCCAAGCCTGAACCGGCTCTACCTTGCTGTCGGCGGCGTTGGCTGCTGTGTTCTCCTCGCGGATCGTGACGGCGTGCCGGTCGATCGCCGCGGCGCCCAGGCCGATGACGAGACGTTTCATTCATGGGGACTGTGGACCGGTTCGGTCTGGAGCGAGGATTGCGAGGGCACGAACGGCATCGGGACTTGTCTTGTCGAGCAGCGCGCGTTGACGATCCACCGCGACCAGCATTTCTATGCGCGAAACACATTGCTAAGCTGTACGACCACTCCGGTCTACGACCACGAGGGAAATCTGGCGGCGGTGCTCGATGTCTCTTCCTGCCGCGCGGACCTCACGGAAGGCTTTGTCAATCTCATTTCAGTTGCCGTGAATGACGCCGCCCGCCGCATCGAGGCGGAGAACTTCAGGGTGGCCTTCCTGAAGGCCCGTGTCCTGCTCGCGCCGCCGACGGAGACGGGGGCCGGTGGACTCGTCGCGATTGACAAGGACGATCTGGTGATCGGAGCGACGCGCTCGGCGCGACTGACGCTTGGCATCACTCAAGAGTCCCTTAAGAAGCCTTTCCCTGTCGCCGACATATTTGGCGGGCAGGAAACCGAGAGCGAGAATCTGGGCGACGCGGAGCGTGGAGCGCTCCAAAGGGCGCTCGCGCGGGCGGACGGAAGCGTCTCAACCGCAGCTGAAGCGCTTGGAATCAGCCGCTCCACACTACATAGAAAGCTCCGTCGCCTGGGGCTTCACAGGCCGCACTGA
- the hemN gene encoding oxygen-independent coproporphyrinogen III oxidase, protein MQSTILRKYGEARLPRYTSYPTAPRFSAIGAATYESWLSDLPSVDPVSLYLHIPFCRSMCWYCGCHTTISRKGQPILEYLDALREEIRIVADRVPKGLQVDEVHFGGGTPTIIEPKEFTSLMELLRQRFEFTAAASVAIEIDPRTLTADMAIALGEAGVGRASLGVQSFDPVVQKAVNRIQSKEQTAEAVDNLRRHRVARINFDLIYGLPHQTVQSCVDTATAAVAMKPDRLAVFGYAHVPAFKKHQRMIDEAALPDSAARSEQASTIAETLVAAGYRQIGLDHFALPDDDLFLALQTGTLRRNFQGYTTDSCSTLLGFGASAIGRTEDGYVQNEVAPGLYARRVATGRLATSKGYRLTAEDRVRAAIIERLMCDFEVDLPAICASHGFEPARILDRAGRLEELAQDGVLDMREGLIRVRQDHRFVIRAVAAVFDAYLDQPTRAHSKAA, encoded by the coding sequence TTGCAATCGACCATTTTGCGGAAATATGGGGAGGCTCGCCTGCCTCGCTACACCAGCTACCCAACGGCGCCGCGCTTCTCGGCAATCGGCGCCGCTACCTATGAGAGCTGGCTGAGCGACCTTCCGTCCGTCGACCCCGTGTCGCTCTACCTTCACATCCCGTTTTGCCGGTCCATGTGCTGGTACTGCGGCTGTCACACCACCATCTCCAGGAAGGGCCAGCCTATCCTCGAATATCTGGACGCGCTGCGAGAGGAAATCCGCATCGTCGCGGACCGTGTGCCGAAAGGATTGCAGGTCGACGAAGTCCATTTTGGCGGAGGCACGCCAACGATTATTGAGCCGAAGGAGTTTACCTCGCTGATGGAACTCCTGCGACAGCGCTTCGAGTTCACCGCAGCGGCCTCGGTCGCCATCGAGATAGATCCGCGCACCCTCACGGCCGATATGGCCATAGCCCTGGGCGAAGCCGGCGTCGGCAGGGCAAGTCTCGGCGTGCAGAGTTTCGATCCGGTGGTGCAGAAGGCCGTCAACCGCATCCAAAGCAAGGAACAGACGGCCGAAGCGGTTGACAATCTGCGCCGCCATCGGGTCGCCCGCATCAATTTCGACCTGATCTACGGCCTCCCGCACCAGACTGTTCAATCCTGTGTGGATACCGCGACGGCGGCGGTCGCGATGAAGCCGGATCGGCTTGCGGTATTCGGCTATGCTCACGTCCCTGCATTCAAGAAGCATCAGCGGATGATCGACGAAGCGGCCTTGCCGGACAGCGCAGCGCGCAGCGAGCAGGCGTCGACGATCGCCGAAACCCTGGTGGCCGCCGGTTACAGGCAAATTGGCCTCGACCACTTCGCGCTGCCTGACGACGACCTGTTTCTAGCCCTGCAGACTGGAACCCTCCGGCGGAACTTTCAGGGATATACAACCGATAGCTGCAGCACTCTGCTCGGCTTCGGCGCGTCCGCTATCGGTCGGACTGAGGACGGCTATGTCCAGAACGAGGTTGCGCCGGGCCTGTATGCGCGGCGCGTCGCCACCGGCCGCCTTGCGACGTCGAAAGGCTACAGACTCACGGCGGAGGACCGGGTACGAGCGGCAATCATCGAGCGGCTGATGTGTGACTTCGAGGTCGACCTGCCGGCGATATGCGCCTCGCACGGCTTCGAGCCGGCCCGCATTCTCGACAGGGCAGGGCGACTCGAAGAGCTGGCGCAGGATGGCGTCCTCGACATGAGGGAAGGGCTGATCCGTGTGCGGCAGGACCATCGCTTTGTAATCCGCGCGGTCGCCGCCGTCTTCGATGCCTATCTGGACCAGCCGACTCGCGCCCACAGCAAGGCGGCGTAG
- a CDS encoding DUF2249 domain-containing protein — MPSSIPESAPLIDVRSIHPRERHPRIFGMLDALDDGGSIILVNDHDPRPLHYQLETKYPGQISWEYLEQGPQIWRVRIGREASSGCDCCCGS; from the coding sequence ATGCCAAGCTCAATACCGGAATCCGCCCCCCTTATCGACGTTCGAAGCATCCACCCTCGGGAACGTCATCCACGGATATTCGGCATGTTGGATGCGCTGGACGACGGCGGCTCCATCATTCTGGTCAATGATCACGACCCGAGGCCGCTGCACTATCAGCTGGAGACAAAGTACCCAGGACAGATTTCCTGGGAGTATCTGGAACAGGGGCCGCAGATCTGGCGTGTCAGGATCGGAAGAGAGGCTTCCTCCGGCTGCGACTGCTGCTGTGGGTCCTGA
- a CDS encoding (2Fe-2S)-binding protein, translated as MVIFWANTELARNARASLQLSVGGTGSEGDVGEVAISLNVNGDSKECAAPPTMRLSAALRDILNLTSVKEGCCEGECGACTILLDGKPVNSCLVMVFQARGREIITVEGLLPETGLNSLQQAFLDEGAVQCGYCTPGMVMAAEGLLRINPNPDEADIRHALAGNICRCTGFETIVRAVSVEAAARREMEAGR; from the coding sequence ATGGTGATTTTCTGGGCAAACACCGAACTGGCGAGGAATGCTCGCGCAAGTCTCCAACTGTCCGTAGGCGGAACGGGATCTGAGGGAGATGTTGGCGAGGTGGCAATATCGCTAAACGTCAATGGCGATAGCAAGGAATGCGCCGCGCCGCCCACAATGCGATTAAGCGCGGCCCTGCGCGATATTCTCAATCTGACCAGTGTCAAGGAAGGCTGTTGCGAGGGTGAGTGCGGGGCGTGCACCATTCTACTGGATGGCAAGCCGGTGAATTCCTGTCTCGTGATGGTCTTCCAAGCCCGAGGGAGGGAGATCATCACGGTAGAGGGGCTTTTGCCGGAGACTGGCCTCAACTCACTGCAGCAAGCATTTCTCGACGAGGGTGCCGTTCAGTGCGGCTACTGCACCCCAGGCATGGTCATGGCGGCCGAGGGGCTATTGCGTATCAATCCCAACCCCGACGAGGCGGACATCCGCCACGCACTGGCGGGTAATATCTGCCGCTGCACCGGCTTCGAGACGATCGTGCGGGCCGTGAGCGTCGAAGCGGCCGCCCGCCGGGAGATGGAAGCGGGCCGATGA
- a CDS encoding FAD binding domain-containing protein, with the protein MSALSVVAPPDLSTLRSLLAGAATPVHFLAGGTDLLIAGCPLPDTGLLVDLSRMDGMAHIATEGADIRIRAATTVVMLADHCGLRARFPALSEAAAQCGSVQIRNRATIGGNIANASPGADLIPVLLAAGARLSLLEPGGEWNEVAILEFAPAPGRLIVEVILPKAGILPRSAFVKLGARQDLTISRLSLALLAELQDGRFGVVRLAAGAIGPKPRRLPHAESALEGRRLEPATLRDFLSSLVVEVDNAIAGRASQPYKRRAVAGLGLDLIARISSMSPRHELFEEALA; encoded by the coding sequence ATGAGCGCGCTTAGCGTCGTAGCGCCTCCAGACCTGTCCACGTTGCGCTCGTTGCTTGCGGGCGCGGCGACGCCCGTTCACTTTCTCGCCGGCGGGACGGACCTTTTGATCGCGGGGTGTCCGCTTCCGGATACCGGTCTGCTGGTAGACCTGTCGCGCATGGATGGGATGGCCCACATAGCCACCGAAGGCGCGGATATCCGCATCCGGGCCGCAACCACCGTCGTGATGCTCGCCGATCATTGCGGTCTCAGGGCGCGGTTTCCCGCCCTTTCGGAAGCCGCCGCGCAATGCGGGTCGGTCCAGATCCGCAACCGCGCCACGATCGGCGGCAACATCGCCAACGCTTCTCCAGGCGCCGACCTCATCCCTGTGCTACTGGCCGCCGGAGCCCGGCTCAGCCTGCTCGAGCCGGGCGGCGAATGGAACGAGGTAGCAATCCTCGAATTTGCCCCGGCTCCGGGCCGTCTGATCGTGGAAGTCATCCTGCCCAAGGCAGGCATCCTGCCGCGCAGCGCCTTCGTCAAGCTGGGGGCAAGGCAGGATCTGACCATTTCGCGCCTCAGCCTTGCCTTGCTGGCCGAGTTGCAGGACGGCCGTTTCGGCGTCGTGCGGCTGGCTGCCGGTGCGATCGGACCCAAACCGCGCCGCCTGCCGCATGCGGAGAGCGCGCTCGAAGGTCGCAGGCTGGAGCCGGCCACGTTGCGTGACTTCCTCTCGTCGCTGGTCGTGGAGGTGGATAACGCCATCGCCGGGCGGGCCTCTCAGCCATATAAGCGTCGCGCCGTCGCCGGGCTGGGTCTCGATTTGATCGCGCGGATCTCGAGTATGAGCCCTCGGCACGAACTGTTCGAAGAGGCGCTGGCGTGA
- a CDS encoding molybdopterin cofactor-binding domain-containing protein has product MNQISRRVQLIDGVAKVTGALRFTADLHVEGLLHGAIVFSPRPHAHVRKVYADAALAVKGVHAVFWHANTPACHYNSSIWFSGQDALADEQMFPSAVRHVGDRVAAVVADTEEIARRAARLITVEYEDLPAILAPEAALLHTGSVTLADGNPTFLNPVAEEGFTHGDPEAGFAASDLVVETCISTPRSHHCAIEPHACIAMPEPDGRMLLLSPCQSVFAVQAVVAQALGIPAERLRVIKTPIGGSFGGKAEPILDPLCAFFAMKLGRPVTIRYDRHETFTATRTRSSVTGHMRVGLSADGRILARETETLVDIGAYCTGGNYLPGSMLQRLVRLYDIPAERYRGRAVYTNTIPAGAFRGYGSPQIHTVAEITLDIAARRLGMDPVELRLKNLVGPGAIEPRQGLDLGNARGRECLVQGAEAFGWKARHPACAGRGRWRRGVGVACATHINGCYPGFHEETTATLRLLPDGRVELVCALHDLGCGSDTSLAQIAGEMLGLEASDIAIVPADTDTCPYDLGTRASRMTYICGEAIRRAGASLAAAIRAEAVLELNAVASELRLEAGAVRRHDGAGLALTELSVRLSARGVSLPTATETYRATANPGSYAAHFAEVEVDALTGRVRVTDYLAAHDVGRAINPMLVEGQIHGGIQIGIGYALYEDVAIDRTTGRMNGDSLGRYTLANAPEMPPMRIVLVEEGEPTGPFGAKAVGEIATVPVAAAVVNAVNSALGTELCDLPLLPERILASTPPSRRSLRAAITLSNVDISRRSIR; this is encoded by the coding sequence GTGAACCAGATCTCACGCCGGGTGCAGCTAATCGATGGTGTAGCCAAGGTCACGGGCGCATTGCGCTTCACCGCCGACCTGCATGTGGAGGGTCTGCTGCACGGCGCGATCGTTTTCAGCCCGCGACCCCACGCGCACGTCCGAAAAGTCTACGCCGATGCCGCTTTGGCGGTCAAAGGCGTCCACGCTGTCTTTTGGCACGCAAACACGCCCGCGTGCCACTACAACAGTTCGATCTGGTTCAGCGGGCAGGATGCGCTGGCGGATGAACAGATGTTTCCGTCCGCAGTGCGGCACGTCGGTGACCGGGTAGCGGCTGTCGTGGCGGACACCGAGGAGATAGCACGCCGCGCCGCGCGGCTGATCACGGTCGAATACGAGGACCTGCCCGCGATCCTCGCGCCCGAGGCCGCGCTCCTCCATACCGGATCGGTGACGCTAGCCGACGGCAATCCCACGTTCCTCAATCCGGTGGCGGAGGAAGGCTTCACCCATGGCGATCCCGAGGCCGGCTTTGCCGCCTCAGATCTGGTGGTGGAAACATGCATCTCCACCCCGCGCAGTCATCATTGTGCCATCGAACCCCACGCCTGCATCGCCATGCCCGAACCCGATGGCCGCATGCTGCTCCTTTCTCCCTGCCAAAGCGTCTTTGCAGTGCAGGCCGTCGTCGCGCAGGCGCTCGGCATACCGGCGGAGCGCCTACGGGTGATCAAGACGCCGATCGGCGGGTCTTTCGGCGGCAAGGCCGAGCCGATTCTCGACCCCTTGTGCGCCTTCTTCGCGATGAAGCTGGGGCGGCCGGTGACGATCCGCTATGACAGGCATGAGACCTTTACCGCGACGCGCACGCGGTCGAGCGTGACCGGGCACATGCGGGTCGGTCTCAGTGCTGACGGACGTATCCTCGCCCGCGAGACCGAGACGCTGGTGGATATCGGCGCCTATTGCACAGGCGGAAACTACTTGCCCGGTTCGATGCTTCAGAGGCTGGTCCGCCTCTACGACATACCTGCCGAGCGCTACCGGGGCCGCGCGGTCTATACCAACACCATTCCCGCCGGCGCGTTCCGCGGCTACGGCTCGCCACAGATCCATACGGTGGCCGAGATCACGCTCGATATTGCGGCTCGGCGTCTGGGAATGGATCCGGTGGAACTGCGCCTCAAGAACCTCGTCGGCCCGGGCGCAATCGAACCACGCCAGGGGCTCGACCTCGGCAATGCGCGCGGGCGGGAGTGCCTCGTGCAAGGAGCCGAGGCCTTCGGCTGGAAGGCGCGGCATCCGGCCTGCGCGGGGCGAGGCCGCTGGCGGCGTGGGGTTGGGGTGGCTTGCGCGACCCACATCAACGGCTGCTATCCCGGCTTCCACGAGGAGACCACGGCGACACTGCGGCTTCTGCCCGACGGGCGGGTGGAACTTGTCTGCGCGCTTCATGATCTCGGCTGCGGATCCGACACGTCGCTGGCTCAGATCGCCGGCGAGATGCTGGGCCTCGAGGCGTCGGACATCGCCATCGTGCCGGCAGATACCGACACCTGTCCCTATGACCTGGGCACGCGAGCGAGCCGCATGACCTATATCTGCGGCGAGGCGATCCGTCGCGCCGGCGCATCACTTGCGGCGGCGATCCGGGCAGAGGCGGTTCTGGAGCTGAACGCCGTTGCCAGCGAACTCCGGCTGGAAGCCGGTGCGGTGCGTCGCCACGACGGTGCGGGGCTGGCGCTGACTGAACTCTCTGTGCGCTTGAGTGCTCGTGGCGTTAGCCTGCCCACCGCGACCGAAACCTATCGTGCGACGGCCAATCCGGGCTCCTACGCGGCTCATTTCGCCGAGGTGGAGGTGGACGCGCTCACCGGACGCGTGCGGGTCACGGACTATCTTGCCGCCCACGACGTCGGCCGGGCGATCAACCCGATGCTGGTCGAGGGGCAGATCCATGGCGGCATTCAGATCGGCATCGGCTATGCGCTATACGAGGACGTCGCGATAGACCGCACGACAGGCCGGATGAACGGCGATAGCCTTGGCCGCTACACGCTGGCCAATGCGCCCGAGATGCCGCCGATGCGAATTGTGCTTGTCGAGGAAGGCGAACCGACGGGTCCGTTCGGCGCCAAGGCGGTGGGCGAGATTGCCACGGTGCCCGTCGCGGCGGCGGTGGTCAATGCCGTCAACAGCGCGCTGGGTACGGAACTCTGCGATCTGCCGCTCCTGCCGGAACGCATTCTGGCCTCCACGCCGCCGTCGCGCAGGAGCTTGAGGGCGGCCATCACCCTGTCGAACGTCGACATCTCACGACGGTCGATCCGGTAG
- a CDS encoding radical SAM protein, whose protein sequence is MSSQQEDEPISPAGAPAGPRPFQVMTKPNGPRCNLDCTYCYYLEKERLYPDVRKFRMGDDVLETFIRDYIASQSRLDAQDIWFSWQGGEPILLGVDYYRKVVNLQRKYCPQGRTVRNALQTNGTLLDPE, encoded by the coding sequence GTGTCCAGCCAACAAGAAGATGAACCGATATCGCCGGCAGGCGCGCCTGCAGGGCCGAGACCGTTTCAGGTCATGACCAAGCCGAACGGTCCGCGCTGCAACCTCGATTGCACGTATTGTTACTATCTGGAAAAGGAACGGCTCTATCCAGACGTCCGAAAGTTCCGGATGGGCGACGATGTTCTTGAGACTTTCATACGCGACTACATCGCATCCCAGAGCCGGCTGGACGCACAGGATATCTGGTTCTCCTGGCAGGGTGGCGAGCCGATCTTGCTGGGAGTCGACTACTACCGCAAGGTCGTAAACCTACAGCGAAAATATTGCCCGCAAGGTCGAACCGTCCGCAACGCGCTTCAGACGAACGGCACGTTGCTCGATCCGGAATGA
- a CDS encoding beta-propeller fold lactonase family protein, with protein sequence MKEISRRQFLMFTTAAGLVGTVSSLPLARTALASSAKASGYVFTADELGNSISRIDLRSGRVEIARVAITPHNVQYVAAGNHLLAVGMPASSMDGHSGDSHASNPQTGRLIVLDADDLVSGKAIAVDIGAHPAHVIADREGGRAFATNSGDNTVSVIDLATGSIIKAIATGDYPHGLRMSPDGTIVCIANVNDGSVSVIDTATLAEADRIAVGVAPVQVGFTPDGAHLYVSLRDENKVGVIDAVTRKVIGHIDVGRSPIQLHATPDGRFVYVANQGTKAEPDDKVSVIDVAKARVVQTIRTGKGAHGVTVNADGSFVFVTNIVDGTVSRIDIATQSVTATYKVGKGPNGITFRAA encoded by the coding sequence ATGAAAGAGATATCACGCCGTCAGTTTCTGATGTTCACAACGGCTGCCGGTCTGGTCGGCACAGTTTCGTCGCTGCCCCTCGCCAGGACGGCCTTGGCATCTTCGGCGAAAGCGTCGGGCTACGTCTTCACCGCGGACGAACTTGGCAATTCGATCAGCCGCATCGACTTACGAAGCGGAAGGGTCGAAATCGCACGCGTCGCCATCACACCTCACAACGTTCAGTACGTTGCCGCCGGCAACCACCTTCTGGCGGTGGGAATGCCGGCTAGCAGCATGGACGGACACAGCGGCGACAGCCACGCGTCGAACCCACAGACGGGCCGGCTGATCGTGCTTGATGCTGACGACCTTGTCTCCGGCAAGGCCATAGCCGTCGACATCGGCGCCCATCCGGCGCATGTCATCGCCGACCGCGAAGGCGGCCGTGCCTTTGCAACGAATTCCGGCGACAACACGGTTTCGGTGATCGATCTCGCGACAGGTTCGATCATCAAGGCAATCGCGACGGGCGACTATCCGCACGGCCTGCGGATGAGCCCGGACGGGACGATTGTCTGCATCGCCAACGTCAATGACGGCTCCGTTTCGGTTATTGACACTGCGACGCTCGCGGAGGCGGACAGGATCGCCGTTGGCGTCGCGCCGGTACAGGTCGGCTTCACCCCGGACGGCGCCCACCTCTACGTCTCGCTGCGCGACGAAAACAAGGTGGGTGTCATCGACGCTGTGACGCGCAAGGTGATCGGGCATATCGATGTCGGGCGCTCGCCCATCCAACTGCACGCGACGCCGGACGGCCGCTTCGTGTACGTCGCGAACCAGGGCACCAAGGCGGAACCGGACGACAAGGTCTCAGTCATCGACGTAGCGAAAGCCCGGGTGGTGCAGACGATCCGGACCGGCAAGGGCGCGCATGGCGTCACCGTCAATGCCGACGGCTCCTTCGTCTTCGTCACCAACATCGTCGACGGCACGGTGTCGCGGATCGATATCGCCACCCAGTCGGTGACCGCCACCTACAAGGTCGGCAAAGGCCCGAACGGAATCACGTTCCGGGCCGCATGA